In Drosophila subpulchrella strain 33 F10 #4 breed RU33 chromosome 3R, RU_Dsub_v1.1 Primary Assembly, whole genome shotgun sequence, the following are encoded in one genomic region:
- the LOC119545785 gene encoding multidrug resistance-associated protein 4, with protein sequence MDSSAKPKRKNPRQDANIISQLIFAWAIPLLYRGSRRGLNTDDLTECLKNDRSEQLGDRLEDQWFKELERSHRKKQKPHLRNALFRCFLWPTIINGLICLIYIVIKTLIPAVLAQLLIQFQRANVAEVGVVEVKDLSISDSLNRTARSIGRYVMSQAVADASGSAGDVYSPNSLDKGDPLKEPIQPATEEIDHNATIVRSILDQTTDYMWNDTYSLGALLVTSTLFCCFLLHHVDLRQRLMGARMRIACCSLIYRKTLRLSMKTAGQTPAGYLINLLSNDVNRLDYGFIFMHWIWIMPLQAMLTCYLIWLNIGIPAIVGVVGLLLKTIPVQTALSKVTSVLRMRIAERTDARVGIMNELVQGIQVIKMYAWEKPFQAVVAEARRREIKQIRYASYLRGFYLSTMVFTERSTLYITLAAAALMGQTITADFVFSAASYYNILQLVAAIWYPLAVSFGAEALVSLRRIQDFLLLEGREERTQGLTHKQDQDGGDSRAVTIKDINASWDIEKPQKTLQSINLQIEKGQLCAVIGPVGAGKSSILQLLLGELPVIDGGVVIQGDLSYAAQEPWLFTGSVRNNILFGEEYERKRYQEVTRCCALATDFQQLPNGDKTVVGERGASLSGGQRARISLARAVYKQAQIYLMDDPLSAVDAHVGKHLFDEVIGPRGRLAQLKATRILVTHQVHFLSEADIIVIVDQGRILRQGTYQELVNSDLDFAKLLERPKEEDEAENSHQQSSTLSAYSVESDDEDIPFIDGEKDGYQQLRKQSNSVHGSKSLDSAQLDEEVDEDALAEAQASGGISPRVWYEYFHAGSTLLSFSFMVFVMIMSQVVCSSSDYFANIWTQQEHQRSQGEATSFTTFECMYIYGGLIIAVVIMSTFRGFLFFKICMHASKVLHDRMFACILHATMRFFDTTPSGRILNRFSKDMGAIDELLPRAMMDFIQIALVMFGILIVISILNPVLVAAMLVVAVVDILILKLYLRPSQDLKRLEGICRSPVFSHLSASLSGLAIIRSRQLQEVVAKEFDLLQDVHSSVWQLTMAVNTALGLWLDCVSCVFLTAVTFSFIISSESTYSGNVGLAIAQAMILTGMVQYGVRQVAESLQQMTSVERVLQYTELEQEPAQSEKTPPLLWPTRGQVEFRNMSCRYDPNGSPILKNLNLVIEAGWKVGIVGRTGAGKSSLIGALFRLAHIEGEILIDGIETGSISLEILRTRISIIPQDPVLFSATIRYNLDPFERYTDAELWGALEDVELRGAIPGLDYMVTERGSNFSVGQRQLLCLARAILRNNKVLVLDEATANVDPQTDALIQRTIRIKFKQCTVLTVAHRLHTVMDSDRIIVMDAGVAVEFDVPYLLLKKSQGHLRQMVEATGGEAEALKKTASDSHKRMQRERDERDREEDEGRE encoded by the exons ATGGATAGTAGCGCCAAACCCAAGCGCAAAAACCCGCGCCAAGATGCCAATATTATATCACAATTAATATTTGCCTGGGCGATTCCATTATTGTATCGGGGATCCCGTAGAGGCCTTAATACAGATGACCTGACGGAATGTCTCAAGAATGATCGATCTGAACAGCTGGGCGACCGCTTAGAGGA tcAATGGTTTAAGGAACTGGAACGATCCCATCGGAAGAAACAGAAGCCTCACCTCAGAAATGCTCTGTTTCGCTGCTTTCTATGGCCTACGATcataaatggcctcatttgcTTAATCTACATAGTGATCAA GACCTTGATTCCAGCTGTTCTGGCGCAGTTGTTGATTCAGTTTCAAAGAGCCAATGTTGCGGAAGTTGGGGTTGTCGAAGTCAAAGATTTGTCAATATCGGATTCCCTGAATCGCACTGCTCGCTCGATAGGAAGATATGTGATGAGTCAGGCTGTCGCCGATGCTAGCGGATCAGCAGGAGATG TCTACTCCCCTAATTCCTTGGATAAGGGAGATCCCCTTAAGGAGCCCATTCAACCTGCAACAGAGGAAATAGACCACAATGCAACGATTGTGCGAAGTATACTGGATCAGACTACTGACTACATGTGGAATGATACATATAGCTTGGGTGCCCTTCTGGTGACCTCGACGCTTTTCTGCTGCTTCCTGCTGCACCACGTCGATCTTCGCCAGCGCCTGATGGGAGCTCGGATGCGAATTGCCTGCTGTTCGCTAATCTACCGGAAAACCCTTCGCCTCTCGATGAAAACGGCTGGCCAGACACCGGCTGGTTACCTAATCAACCTGCTCTCGAATGACGTGAATCGCCTGGACTATGGTTTTATTTTCATGCACTGGATCTGGATAATGCCGCTGCAGGCGATGCTCACGTGCTACCTGATTTGGCTGAACATTGGCATACCGGCGATTGTGGGAGTAGTGGGATTGCTACTGAAAACGATACCCGTGCAAACGGCCTTGAGCAAGGTAACCTCGGTGCTGCGCATGAGGATTGCGGAGCGGACGGACGCGAGGGTGGGCATCATGAATGAGCTGGTGCAGGGCATTCAGGTGATCAAGATGTACGCCTGGGAGAAACCCTTTCAGGCGGTGGTGGCCGAAGCTCGGCGCCGCGAAATCAAACAGATTCGCTATGCATCCTACCTGCGAGGCTTCTACCTCAGCACCATGGTGTTCACGGAGCGATCCACGCTGTATATCACCCTGGCAGCGGCTGCTCTAATGGGACAGACCATTACCGCCGATTTTGTGTTCTCCGCAGCCAGTTACTATAACATCCTGCAACTGGTGGCCGCCATTTGGTATCCTCTTGCTGTAAGCTTTGGAGCAGAGGCCCTGGTCTCTTTGCGTCGGATTCAGGATTTCCTTTTGCTCGAGGGACGTGAGGAGCGGACGCAGGGATTAACCCACAAGCAAGATCAGGATGGCGGAGACTCAAGAGCTGTAACCATCAAGGATATCAATGCCAGTTGGGATATTGAGAAGCCCCAGAAGACTCTGCAAAGCATTAATCTCCAGATTGAGAAGGGGCAATTGTGTGCGGTGATTGGACCCGTGGGTGCTGGAAAGAGTTCCATCCTCCAGTTGCTCCTGGGTGAACTACCGGTCATCGATGGTGGAGTAGTGATCCAGGGAGACCTTTCCTATGCAGCCCAGGAACCTTGGCTTTTTACGGGGTCCGTTCGAAATAACATTCTGTTTGGCGAGGAGTATGAGAGGAAACGCTACCAGGAGGTAACCCGATGCTGTGCCCTCGCCACGGATTTCCAACAGCTGCCAAATGGAGACAAAACTGTGGTCGGGGAGCGAGGAGCATCCCTGTCTGGAGGTCAAAGAGCCCGCATTAGCTTGGCTCGAGCTGTTTACAAGCAGGCGCAAATTTATCTGATGGATGATCCGCTAAGTGCCGTGGATGCCCACGTGGGCAAGCATCTGTTCGATGAGGTGATTGGACCCAGAGGCCGCCTGGCTCAGCTGAAGGCCACTCGCATACTGGTGACCCATCAGGTGCACTTCCTCTCCGAGGCCGATATCATTGTGATTGTGGATCAGGGCAGGATTTTGAGGCAGGGCACCTACCAGGAGTTGGTCAACAGTGATCTGGATTTCGCAAAGCTGCTCGAGCGACCCAAGGAGGAGGATGAGGCGGAAAACAGTCACCAGCAATCATCCACGCTAAGTGCATATTCAGTAGAAAGCGACGACGAGGACATACCCTTTATCGATGGCGAAAAAGATGGGTATCAGCAGTTGAGAAAGCAGAGTAACTCGGTTCATGGCAGCAAATCG TTGGATAGTGCGCAGCTGGATGAAGAAGTGGATGAGGATGCTCTGGCCGAGGCCCAAGCCTCGGGTGGCATATCACCCCGCGTTTGGTACGAGTACTTCCATGCGGGCAGCACTCTCCTGAGCTTCAGCTTCATGGTGTTCGTGATGATCATGTCCCAGGTGGTGTGCAGTAGTTCGGATTACTTTGCCAACATCTGGACACAGCAGGAGCACCAGCGATCACAGGGAGAGGCCACCAGCTTCACCACCTTCGAGTGCATGTACATCTACGGAGGTCTGATCATTGCTGTGGTGATCATGTCCACTTTCCGCGGATTTCTGTTCTTCAAGATCTGTATGCATGCCTCTAAAGTGCTGCACGATCGCATGTTCGCCTGCATCCTGCACGCTACCATGAGATTCTTTGACACCACTCCCTCGGGCAGGATTCTGAATCGTTTCTCCAAGGATATGGGCGCCATCGATGAGTTGCTTCCACGGGCCATGATGGACTTTATCCAGATTGCCCTGGTTATGTTTGGTATTCTGATTGTGATTAGTATCCTGAATCCCGTTCTGGTGGCTGCCATGCTGGTGGTGGCCGTTGTGGATATACTCATCTTGAAGTTGTACCTGCGACCGTCTCAGGATCTCAAGCGATTGGAGGGCATCTGCCGTAGTCCTGTTTTCTCCCATCTGAGTGCATCCCTCTCCGGTTTGGCCATCATTCGATCCCGCCAGTTGCAGGAAGTGGTGGCCAAGGAGTTTGATTTGCTGCAGGATGTGCACAGCAGCGTGTGGCAACTGACCATGGCGGTGAATACGGCTTTGGGCTTGTGGCTGGATTGTGTCAGCTGTGTCTTCCTCACCGCAGTTACCTTCAGTTTCATCATCTCCAGTGAAT CAACATACAGTGGCAACGTGGGTTTGGCCATTGCCCAGGCCATGATCTTGACCGGAATGGTGCAGTATGGAGTGCGCCAGGTGGCAGAGTCCTTGCAGCAGATGACCAGCGTGGAGCGTGTTCTGCAATACACCGAACTGGAACAGGAGCCGGCGCAGAGCGAGAAGACTCCACCGTTGCTGTGGCCAACTCGTGGACAGGTGGAGTTCCGCAACATGAGCTGTCGCTACGATCCCAATGGATCGCCGATACTAAAGAACCTTAATCTCGTCATCGAGGCGGGCTGGAAGGTGGGCATTGTTGGACGTACAGGAGCCGGAAAGTCATCGCTGATAGGAGCTCTGTTCCGGCTGGCACACATCGAGGGAGAGATACTCATCGATGGAATAGAGACAGGATCGATTTCATTGGAGATCCTTCGCACCCGCATCTCGATTATTCCCCAAGATCCCGTACTGTTTTCGGCCACCATCCGCTACAACCTGGATCCCTTCGAGCGGTACACGGATGCCGAGCTATGGGGCGCTTTGGAGGATGTGGAGCTGCGGGGTGCTATTCCCGGCCTGGATTACATGGTCACGGAGAGGGGCAGCAACTTCAGCGTGGGCCAGCGGCAGTTGCTCTGCCTGGCGAGAGCCATTCTGCGAAACAACAAGGTTCTGGTGCTCGACGAGGCCACGGCCAATGTAGATCCACA AACCGACGCCCTAATCCAGCGCACCATCCGCATCAAGTTCAAGCAATGCACGGTGCTCACCGTGGCCCACCGACTCCACACAGTTATGGATTCGGATCGGATTATCGTGATGGATGCTGGCGTGGCAGTGGAATTTGATGTACCGTATCTGCTGTTGAAGAAGTCACAAGGACATCTCCGGCAAATGGTGGAGGCCACGGGCGGAGAGGCGGAAGCCCTGAAAAAGACGGCCAGTGACAGTCACAAGAGGATGCAGAGGGAGCGGGACGAGAGAGATCGCGAGGAAGACGAAGGACGGGAGTGA